The Gasterosteus aculeatus chromosome 18, fGasAcu3.hap1.1, whole genome shotgun sequence genome segment atgacgtgattagtggagtcacatgacgcagctatgctttctgtcaacagaccaatatgataaagacactcgccccccctcccccctcccccctccaccctgacctcttctcactgttaatcactcagtcagtcagtatgtctatttctcctcctctccctctatctcttcctcaccacccctcccttcctcaccctctcaccctccctccctctatctacacccccccaacccacccaatccaataatttcaaaataaaagccacatggagggaatttttactgtaatgtttgtgatgaggcctattaattaaaaacttcttagtttgaataacaaacattctgtctcccactacgaatattactcgtacttctagtactacaactgatacttctactaccatactactagtatttctactgctattaatactacaactactactaatgttattacaaatacgactatggctaatagtattacagctgtttctactgctattgatactaaacctactattactgctagtactactaataccacaattataactaatactactactaatattactacaaacaattttaaacaaatttaagctcctgcaacttctgtttttagaaaatctattgaaattcagcttccccacttcctgtattttcagcagttctttaaaataatttcagctattatgcctctatcaacagcaatttttcaatattcatttctgtatttttttgcaatatttcaaatttatttcagctgttttcatttctgctttttcagcaaatctattgaaattcctttcagcttctcccatttctgtattttcagcaatttcaaattcatttcagcttttctaatatctataatttcagcaaatgtattcaaattcccttcaactttctgtattttcagctattttaaaaagttcatttcagctttcagctttttgcattccaacgcattttcagcaggaaatgcattttctagttattctatttcttccgcgcgacctttcaactccttcacattttcagctatttaaaccgttcaaatattaaaatgttcagctcctttctggctttaaggctatgacttttcagctttctaccacttatgcttgaatttatataaatcaataatcataaatattttaacatggttttccaatggaaattgttttcaaatcctccttaaacttcttcaactttcagacttttcagcttccccaatctttcagctacagacaccatttaaactttcaaatgttgacacaagtctcaactattttatgaaaaaaactgcttcttgatatctattgtacttttttcataatcactgattatgtttcactagttcttcgctccgtttctgacttttacatgagtgtgtattgcgtctgctagagtggagagctcgacggctagagtgtggggcatcgcaggaatctggttaaaaaaatatggaacttttgtccttgcagccaaagtatacactctagaggcttcatttcttcagattaatgagggtatggttgtgctgattggattaatgtgttcatggaatcccagagttctttagttttggcgcaaggtgtgtttgagtgacacaacctctgccaaaagccccataggctccaatacaaatctgccgacatatttctcacaaaaatccacaaggtacacgttttgtaaacggccataggagccgtatttattaccggacagacataaaaacacatccacgcgttcggtagagtcttgggtctcatacaaacgccgtattttttagatagctgttatagttttgcgctggttcccatttgtttgaggtgtggattctgtgtaacttgctgccatgtctctgtcttttgcagccgctcgttaatgatcacaggtgcgtcgttgtcgtggttacgagcactcacacgctgcaggatctgtctgtgactcacagctgctcctatgacctgattagtggagtcacatgacgcagctatgctttctgtcaacagaccaatatgataaagacactcgccccccctcccccctccaccctgacctctgctcactgttaatcactctcagtcagtatgtctgtctatttctcctcctctctctctctccctctatctcttcctcaccacccctcccttcctcaccctctcaccctccctccctctatctactcccccccaccccacccaatccaataatttcaaaataaaagccccatgaagggaatttttactgtaatgtctgtgatgaggcctattaattaaaaacttttaagtgtgaataacaaacattctgtctcccactacgaatattactcgtacttctagtactacaactgatacttctactaccatactactagtatttctactgctattgatactacaactactactaatgttattacaaatactactatggctaatagtattccagctgtttctactgctattgatactaaacctactattactgcttatactgctagtactactaataccacaattataactaatactactactattattactacaaacaattttaaacaaatttaagctcctgcaacttctgtttttagaaaatctattgaaattcagcttccccacttcctgtattttcagcagttctttaaaataatttcagctattcttatgcctctatcaacagcaattttttaattttcatttctgtatttttttgcaatatttcaaatttatttcagctgttttcatttctgctttttcagcaaatctattgaaattcctttcagcttctcccatttctgtattttcagcaatttcaaattcatttcagcttttctaatatctataatttcagcaaatgtattcaaattcccttcaactttctgtattttcagctattttaaaaagttcatttcagctttcagctttttgcattccaacgcattttcagcaggaaatgcattttctagtttcttcatcttcaacttcttctatttcttccgcgccacctttcaactccttcacactttcagctattaaaaccgttcaaatattaaaatgttcagctcctttctggcttgagggctatgacttttcagctttctacctcttatgcttgaatttatataaatcaataatcattaatattttaacatggttttcaaatggagtttgcttttcaaatcctcttcaacttcttcaactttcagatttttcagcttcgccaatctttcagctacagacaccatttcaactctcaaatgttgacacaagtctcaactattttatgaaaaaaactgcttcttgatatctattgtacttttttcataatcactgattatgtttcactagttcttcgctccgtttctgacttttacatgagtgtgtattgcgtctgctagagtggagagctcgaggctagagtgtggggcatcgcaggaatctggttaaaaaaatatggaacttttgtccttgcagccaaagtatacactctagaggcttcatttcttcagattaatgagggtatggttgtgctgattggattaatgtgttcatggaatcccagagttctttagttttggcgcaaggtgtgtttgagtgacacaacctctgccaaaagccccataggctccaatacaaatctgccgacatatttctcacaaaaatccacaaggtacacgttttgtcaacggccataggagccgtatttattaccggacagacataaaaacacatccacgcgttcggtagagtcttgggtctcatacaaacgccgtattttttagatagctgttatagttttgcgctggttcccatttgtttgaggtgtggattctgtgtaacttgctgccatgtctctgtcttttgcagccgctcgttaatgatcacaggtgcgccgttgtcgtggttacgagcactcacatgctgcaggatctgtgtgtgactcacagctgctcctatgacctgattagtggagtcacatgacgcagctatgctttctgtcaacagaccaatataataaagacactcgccccccctcccccctccaccctgacctctgctcactgttaatcactctcagtcagtatgtctgtctatttctcctctctctctctctccctctatctcttcctcaccacccctcccttcctcaccctctcaccctccctccctctatctactcccccccaccccacccaatccaataatttcaaaataaaagccccatggagggaatttttactgtaatgtctgtgatgaggcctattaattaaaaacttttaagtgtgaataacaaacattctgtctcccactacgaatattactcgtacttctagtactacaactgatacttctactaccatactactagtatttctactgctattaatactacaactactactaatgttattacaaatactattatggctaatagtattccagctgtttctactgctattgatactaaacctactattactgcttatactgctagtactactaataccacaattataactaatactactactaatattactacaaacaattttaaacaaatttaagctcctgcaacttctgtttttagaaaatctattgaaattcagcttccccacttcctgtattttcagcagttctttaaaataatttcagctattcttatgcctctatcaacagcaattttttaatattcatttctgtatttttttgcaatatttcaaatttatttcagctgttttcatttctgctttttcagcaaatctattgaaattcctttcagcttctcccatttctgtattttcagcaatttcaaattaatttcagcttttctaatatctgtaagttcagatgtattcaaattcccttcaactttctgtattttcagctatttttaaatattcatttcagctttcagctttttgcattccaacgcattttcagcaggaaatgcattttctatttttaaatattcatttcagctttcagctttttgcattccaacgcattttcagcaggaaatgcattttctagtttcgtCATGTGTTTGTCTTATTGTCATTGTCCGCCTCTGCTGCATCCCGGCCTGTTGTCACTCAACTGTCCCCTGATTGGGTAACACTTTACTTGAATGGGTGTTCATAAGGCTGACATAACATTGTCAAAAGCATGACATGACAGCTGTCATACATATCAATGAATACTTATGACAGTTGTCGTTAAGTGTCATTCGGTAAGTTATGTCACTTTTGATGCAAAGGTGACATTGTTTGAGATGTCCTTGTTATGACAACTTGACATaaaacaagacaacaaaacCTGTCATTAACATGTCAATAACATGCCATAACAGACCTAACTGTCAAACTTAAGCAAAACGttcagtctttgatttgctcaatgcactggcacagaagatctatggggcgatggtcgtttggtgatagcgctacatagatttgggtgtcatcagcgtagcaatggtggtcaattttattttttagcatgatttgtcctagtgggagcatgtagatgttgaataaagtcggccctaagatcgaaccttgggggactccacacgttacgtcggttgtttctgatacaaagtcaccaatggaaacaaaatagttcctgtcttgtagatatgacctgaaccagcttaagactgtgcctgagagccccacccagttttccaacctgtccaaaagtattgagtggtcgacagtatcaaatgcagcactgaggtatAATAgcgttaatattgaagttttgccagagtctgtgttaagacggatgtcatttacagcttcaataagggccgtctcggtgctatgaagaggtcgaaatcctgactggaagttgtcgtggcagccagttgaagccaggaagtgattaagttgttgtaggacaactttctcaattattttacttatgaaaggtagatttttgtttgagatattaatggcgctgatgccttcaattttatcagtataaaagaacgcaaactcgttgcatttctttgtggaatggagttcaggtggtatttgtgttggggggttggtcagtctgtcaacagtttcaaataggttttttgccttattagtgttgtttttaatgatgttggagaagaatgtttccctagcactttctaagtctaaattgtaggcccggaggcgctctttatagatgtcgtggtgaatatgaagttttgtattccgccagattcgttcagccttcctgcactctctcctctgggctgttacaacagcagcttttctccagggtgccttttgcttactagaactggttttaaccgtaacaggtgcaatgtcagctaattaaagttgtttacaagattatcagcatgacatgggattagaggtggtaacgaggagatgacatttttaaagagtacattagtatgttcattgatgtaccgttttttgacagtatttgattttgattgtgtgtcaggaatgaaagaaatattaaagaaaacacagaagtggtcagacaatgagggatcagtcacaaaaacatccgaaacaatgagaccttttgtgataatcaggtccagggtgtcacggtgtggttcacttcatgttatattttgtagttttctgccactcgtgtccccgggtaacttcacttcctgccttgtcatgtcatcccctgtgatcgtcttaatagtttccacctgtgtccaatcacctgcacctccctagtgtatttaaaccatgtgtgtctgttgtcacttgtcgcgtcattgtctttcgccacgcttgtgcttgtctttcgccacgcttgttcttgtctttcgtctttgatgtccgtagtttcttgcctgtgtgcttttgcccccggttcctgtgttttttgaccttttgactattaaagtcttttgtttcggagaagtctgcatttgagtcctgccttccacccgcacccctgacacAGGGTGTGTCCCTTAGTAGTCACGTTAGACCAGGAATGCAGAAGTAGAAACGTTGACTGGTAGCGGCATGCGGTAAGCAGAGAATAGCCCAAGATCAATAACATCTGTAAAATATCTTTTAGCAGTGGCCGTGGGGTGGGGAAAATTTCCGAGGAAGCCAAGTGAGACACAACCTCTACGCTGGAAATGGGTGACAGAAAATTGCTTGTTATCTAACCGACACCTTGAGCACcgaggctctctctctctctctctctcgcacactcACTCATCTTATTAATTTATgcaacccccccaaaaacaaaacagaaccaGCTACTTAAAGcacagcacacatttgatatgGGAAAGATGCAAATTCATTCACACACTCAATCAGAAGCCATTAAGTTTTATGTCCATGTCAAACACGACTTGTGCGCTCTATGTGAGACAAATGCTTTTCACTTTTCCctattgtttatatatataataataaatgtaactTCATTATACGGCAAGACAACAACCCAGTACCAGCGGCTATAACCAGCACACCTGACATGTATTCAGACCGCCCCGGCCCCTCACATAAACAACTTCAGTGGACTCACTTGCTGCTTAATCAAAGCAAGCAAGACACAATAAGCACTATACTCTGATCAAAATCAACACACATGGTTAATCATTCTTTGTCTTTTATCAAGGGAGGCAAACTCAGCTTGTCTGAGACCACAGAGTGAAGTACCATGTTCTCAACGCTCATTCACCACGTAACATTTAGAGGGGCGCTGTTACACACGTCATAAAACGCTCGATAAgcgagacgaggaggagacgacAGAGAAGCAACACAGGGGGATTACGTGAActgttaaaaagtattttttattaaatggctAATCATTAATGATGATGGAATCCGTTATATTCTGAGTAGTGGTAACCAAACGGaaaacaacagcgctgcatacCGGGAGCGAAAAACgaattgatgtaaaaaaaaacacaacgagaCACACATTCTTGGTCGTCATTacttgcactgattggagtcagtCAGGGTcggttttgaatgaaataaaatgtgtcacTAATTAGCACTGCCCAGTTTTCTGCTAGTtgactttttaggaatagcagctacttttatagaaatgcaatttatgtattCTCACAATTGCAAAGTCATTCGGCGGGCCACACATGCTTTACAAGGTGAAAGGAttgttccacagatgctggttttgatcctgaaacACTCTTGTTTGAGCAGTGAAGAGGATTTtgttcacgaggacctttgaccctgcgAACGCAGCTCATACTGCATACtctgatggtgacgtgaggacacaccctctctgatgaagtATAAAACGCTTTAACAAGCTGCAAcgcttcactccgtctgatggaagctgaagtgaagcaagGAACCTCCTTTTCTACGccgacctgctgaggacagaagagagctgcacactgaggaagttcaagtctacaagctcagtaagtgcagctgcgattggttgaatgacatcggTTGATGGTTGTGAACGTGTGAATGTTTAACGCTGGAATACAAGATGCCTCCTGTGTGAACCGgtagagagaagctgctgttaaaCTGCTTCATATTTCTAATTCTAAACAAGCTTAAAAATGGTGATGTGCCCCAAAAGCGATGCACGTTGAGAGTGTTTAATCTCAAACAACCAAGAGACATTATGGCACGAAAGAATACCATCTATAAGTGAAAATAAGATTTGAATCTAAAAATCTCCaactgaaaaatataaaatatagaacctaaatataaaatatttgtgtAAGTGAAGAATAAGAATGGAAATACATATtcaattcaaaaatatttttgagcCCAAACTCtgtacattcatttatttttattttgaatacattgttgtatttccCTATGTTCCAAActcaaactttcaggttcaattttctttctcaaaaAATCAAATCGTTTGTCCTGGATTGGGTTCCATGTACTTCCTGCTTCACAAATATTTGATTATGAATTCATGTTGTTTGATAAATGCAAATGACAGGGCGTTACTGTTGGAGGTGAAGCTGTGAACCGCCTTTGCACTTCTCAAATATACCTTGTGTCCACGAAGAGGACGCTGACTTCATCAGAGGTGCTTGGAAAGAATTATTTTTAATTGTGTATCAAAACCAATGAACTGATATAACTCCATCTGTAAAAcacactgcttttatttttttttttttattcaggtgtctttaaaaaggacagATGGATGTAATCAAGGGGGACCTCCTCAGGATCTTTGACATGCTCGAAGATGATGACTTCACATCGTTCAAGTGGTACCTGCGGGACCCTCCAAGCCCGGAAGACTTCCGAGCAATCCCAGCCTGTCCCCTGGAGAACGCAGACAGGAGGAAAACCGTGGACCTGATGGTGCGGTACCACGGCTCAGACTCTGTCGACTTGGCCAAAGAGATTTTGGAAAAGATTCCAAGGATGGATCTAATTGAAGAATTTGACTCTTCGGGTAAGTTgttaaaaagaggaacaaagacaGATACGTATAATAAAGATACTTAAAGATGAGGAATGTGCTTCATGTGCCGTTTCAGTcattgtctcctctctgtcgGCTTCGTAATGCTGTGAGTCCCATTAGAAGTTGTTTGCTCACATGAAGTGTGAGCACTAAATGACTGACATTAGATTATTAACGCCCATACCATTcctaataaatgtttttaatagcAGGGTATTATAtggtattattttattatttattgatttgtctATATGTGCGTGgggattataaactaactatacattttgttttgttttaggggacgaggaggaagaggaagttaaAGAACAATGATGTGTGTGACGACAATCATCTACTCCagcttggacatattctgtaaaatCATAATATACTGTCAAAATAGCTTGTATCCaatgcaagaaaaaataaaaagtccttGCATACAACTTAATAAATGTGTTCGCTGTTTTGGGTTTTATTGACAACATTGATGGAATATCCTTTACCTTAtgattgcaatattacttttagctgtTTGGGGGGTTTAAGGCAACaggagcagtggaggtaaagctgatgacgcaagaAGGAAGTTCCCTCGTagacatataaaaaaaaaaaaacgtatgaagaaatacattgtAAAATGGCATTGTAAACTGTAATTctcaaaataaaaccttttttacaTGAAATTGTGCATTATTTGGTTTGTAAAAACTG includes the following:
- the LOC144389380 gene encoding NACHT, LRR and PYD domains-containing protein 3-like; its protein translation is MDVIKGDLLRIFDMLEDDDFTSFKWYLRDPPSPEDFRAIPACPLENADRRKTVDLMVRYHGSDSVDLAKEILEKIPRMDLIEEFDSSGDEEEEEVKEQ